TTTCGCTGGCTTCCTTGTAATTAAGACTGAGGACCTTGAAATCTTGATAATGATGAGCAATGGCGTAATGGTTGTGACTTCCATCCATGAAGGGAACCTTCACTGAGCCACCACCATCCAAGAGATGAAAGTCACCATCCTGTGTATCTTTTTCTCTGAAGGTGCCACTATCTCTCCATAATCCTTTGAAGTAGAGTGTGTTAGCCATGATCACATCCTTCAATTCGATTGAATAAGGATCAATGATGTTGTTAACAACGCCTTTCGTCTCCCTTTCAGCCCATGAGTTAATCTCCTTCGCTACTTCACCCTTATTTGTGAAATCAAGTGAAGCCAAAGTAGGCTTGTAAGTATTCTCCAATACTTGTGAGAAGGAAGGCTTTAGAGATAGGGTTTTGTCAACCCAAACACCATTCGCGAAAGAGAGGTGAGGTCCACAAGCAAGGAGGACAAGAGCTGTGTTGCGACGGAGTTGAGATCGTTGATGGATTCTGACCGGAGGAACGAGAGGAGTTCGTCACAAACCGGGCCGTTGGACCCGGCGGCAACAATGCCAAGAAGGAGTTTGATGCACAAAGGAGAAAAGGCAACGTTCTTGTAACCGCCGCTTTCTTTCGAGAGTAATAAGTGATTTGCAAGCCTAAATTCAGGAGTGATCACCTGAGCGGTCGTAGCTTTTTCACCGtcattggtggtggtggtggtggctgcGTTGGGGGCAGAGTTGGAGAGTGTTTCCATTTTGAATCCGATACCAACGGGTATCATTTCCCCCAAAACAACTTTCTCTTCCAGACCTTTCAACCAAAACTCTAGTAATTTCTTGAGAACTCGTTTCTGATATGGAACACTGggaatttaaagatattttttatgacaCCTTATATATCCACAAAACAAAACATAAGGTATTCATATTCTAAATCTTACAAAACGGCTGGCTTTTTATGAGAAGCttgtaatttgatttttgatgCAGCAAATAAGGGAAAACAATTTTTACTTGTTAGCACAAAAAATAAAGCTGCGGATTTAATAGCACAGGTCGCAACAAGAGCTAGGTGTCattatgttaataaaaaatggCTCAGCGGTATATTAACCAATTAGTATACTACATAAACAAGACTTCATAAGTTCAGGTCTTTGAGAACAGATAAAAAAGGGACAGAATCCATAGTTTACCCTATTTTAAAGAGACTGTTATAGTACTTGAAAACCTATCTGGGTGGCATTAAATACATGACTGGTTTACCCAATATTTTCATAATCGTTGATCAATAAGAAGAGTATACTACTCTTAGAGAATGTATCACTTTGGAAATTCCAACGATTTGTTTAATCAATACAAATTGTGATCCGAACTCGCAAATATTTCGATTCTAGCTAATGATGATACTATAGCTTCAATTCAGTTCATTCTTAACAAATTAATATTTGCAATTTGTGAAGTTGTTCTAGCTATATacaaaattcttaattaataataaaatgaattatTCCATTGAGAACTTTATGGATTTATAGAATTGGTTACTATAACTAATTTACTAGATCGCGCTGGTTGAATCAAAATAATTCCTTTCAAGTTCTATTTATTTTGAGGGCAATAtgaatattctattttgtttaagtataattaggatcaattagatcaattaacattatttagcatatctgaatatttattatagtatattacgtctttattatttcgattcttTTAGGGCCTATAAATATActtctatattgtatcattccacATAACTGGACAAACTTTTTCTCTACTGTTCTCTCTTACCTTTCTAACAAATATATGATATAAAACTAGGAGAATATTTAACTTAAAATACTAAAGAAGATAGTATGAGAAAGAAGATAGTATATATGAATATTTAACTTAAAATACTAATTTGAAGCATCCATGCATCTAAGTAATTCATTCTCACAAATTGCTTGACTTCATTCTAGGCTTTTGGATTCTGTCAGCACCATCTACAGCAAAGAAAGGATGGCATCACAAGAAGAGCTTGTCCCTAGCCAAGCcatttataaggaaaagaaaaaggtacACACAAACTTTATTAAACTTTGCAAACTCTCTGTTGGCCCAAAAGATTTACAGCAATGGATTGTGACAAACTACCCTATTGAGTTAGATTTCATATCATATTCTCCTCACTTGATCCATTCTTAGCTGATATTATCTTTGGAAGTAATGGTGCTTGCTTTGCTCTTTGGCTTCCCTAGGGAATATTCAGCTCAGTTATCAAAGATCTCACCGGTGGTAAAGAAAAGCATGCCCTGATTCCGGAAACAGAAGATTCTAAAGAGAGTATCCAGGAACTCTCAGTGATCTTTTCGAATCCGAATTTTCCTTCTGAGGCAGATAATAATGATAACCTGACTGCTGATGAAGATGATCTTGATCTAAATATAGGTATAAATACTTACATTATCTAAGGCATGAGTCTGTATTCATAGAATTTCTATATACAATCTGAAATGTTCTTAATTGTTCTTGTATAGATGACATTGACATAGATGATCATGAAGAAAAACACAGAGAACAAAACAAATTGGGATTGGGAGCTCTTAACAAGAAGAAATTGGCTGGAAAGTTTCATGCTCTAAAAGGTTAGTGGGAAAATGACTCAATTCAGTTTTACTTCTTGTGAGTCAATTATTCTGTCATGTTCTTCGGTTGATTTTGGGAGAAGTGGAAAGTTTTAGGAactaccaaacataaatcactttaCATAAAAATCAATTCTAACTAGCTAAGAACTTTTGCTTCGTAAGATATAAATGAAGACGATTAAACACTGAACACTAGCTAAATTAGTTGAATTGAGCATCCAAATGCAGGTAAGTTGAAAGAGATGAAGGGAAACATTCACAAAACATCAGCAAAggaagatcaacaagaagagcaagccGGAACAGTTGatcaaattaagaaaaaatatggattctcttcttattcttgttccaaTGTAAGTAATATATATCTTCCTGAGTATGCATCCTCTATCACTATCATGCATGGAATTTCCATTTTCATCACATAACAATCCATCTACTTATGCGAGCTTCTCAGTCATCATAGTTAGTTAATCTCAGTAAACTTATTAATCAAGTAATCGTGGTTTCGTAGGTCTAGCGACTACCATTTGAAAAAACTAACACAAACTTTTTGATCGATAATTAGACTCAGAAAATATTCGAGAACTAGAACTTTGTCACCAGAATGAGGTGACATTGTCCTTACTCCTTGGCCTTGCAACGAAAAGGTTGATCCCACCACTAGTTATTGAATCACCGCCGTAAATTCTGACAAAgattcttgttatattttgtcTAATCATCGAGTACTTCATGGCTAGACCACCATAGAGTAGTGAGAAAACTATGCTTTAGCACATAATTCATACTTGAAGTTTTTAATAATCTCCTAAGATGcattagaaacaaaaaaagattcaaaaaaaatCTGATAATGCAGGAAACAAGTGCTGCTAAACTGTCGGAAAGCAAGCTGCGTGAGAACTTGAACAAACTGCAGGTAAAATATTTTGgtttaacacaaaaaaaatgcagaacacaaaaaaagaagtatgttcttcatttttcaCATTTCACTCTTATGATTTGGCAGGGCATTAATGTTAAAACTGCAGAAATGCAAGACACAGCAAAGTCATTTTCATCATTGGCAAATCAAGTGCTCCGAACAGCAGAACAAGATAGACGAAGTTCATAAAAGGCACTGAACAAGTGGATTCAGTTTACCCGGTTTttgttggaaaaaaaaaaaaaacttgtattTAAGTTTGTTTTatagttttgtatattctctttaAAATTGTGAACCTTCCCTCACacatatttctattagttttggGTTGTTATTCAGTGTTCAAATATTCACAAATAAATATACATGTAAATAAGCCGAGTTGATGAGAACAGGACCAAAATGAGCATTAAGAAATTGATCTAACAATCTTGCGATAAGGTAAATTATTGCATTGATTCTTGAATCTTCAAACAAGCTAAGTAAAGCATGAAAgaaccaaattaaaattttaaaacaattaagGCCTTGCAAGCTTCGAAGCAAAAGCTCCTACTGAACTCGATGCTCAAGTTATAAAATCTATTTAAGGTTAAATACTTAAATTACAGGGTCACTGTTTAAAGAGTATAATATAACTGCAGCACTcttaattatgagaaaaatcatTAATCTAATAATACTAAATAACTGAAAATCCAAAGGATTATTGCAAAGTTAATCATgtacaaaattaaatattacttaattagaaaaaaaaactaaaaaagtaGTCCAAACAGACTTGCTGCACTCTCAACCTCTTCGAAATATCCCTTGCCTTTTCTCTCCTGagaaaaaataagtttttaagtATAAATTAGTTAATCAACATATTTTCATATATGGAGAAGATCatggtggaaaaagaaaaaatcaccTCTGCAAATGTTCGCCTTTTATTCATAAGTTTGGTCCTTGATTTATCAATAATTGACTTTGTCTGAAAGATAGAATCATGAAATGATaaagtaacaaaaaataaatatatgtaaatGAAAAGATGAgtttaatagttatttttactgaTATGAGGTAAAAAAGAAGTTTGGCTACTATACCTGTTCTCGCTCTTTCTTTATTTGACTTCTTGTTAATAGTTCAGGATCTTTCCCTCGAGTACCAGGGAGATATACCTTTGCTTCAATCTGTTAGAAATGAAGTAAATTATtagtaaattcaaaaattaaatttatccaagaaaaacaaaatttattttgctAACCTTTTCTTCGATAGGTTCATATAGACATGGAGTTTCTTCCTCTTCATAATAGGGTACAAATGcaaataattcttgaatgacTTCGTTTTCCTAATATAACaacgataaaaaaaatcaaatacttgataataaataagagttatttattaattatgtagtgattttttaaaagctaACCATCAAATAATATGaaaattcttcttctcccaCAAAATTCTTGAGGAAATTGAACTAttcataaaagagaaaaaagtgttagaaataaatcaaaatcaagaACAAACTAGGACCAAGTAAACAATGAATAAATATTGTTTAATATACCTGTGTAATTGAAGTCCATGATGTTAGAATTAATTTTTGTCCATCAAATATTTCACAATATTTTGGACGTTTATCTTCCTTAAAGTACATTAAGACGTCCCAGTCGGTTCTAGCAGCATTGTTGAACATTTGTTTCAGAGGAGGTGCAGTTTTAGCTTCCATTGAAGTACTCTCTAGTTGCTtcaaaatcatgtttttaatgtattttcttAATCCATCATAAGACTCTGATAATAATTCTTCAGTTTTAACAAAAAATCTGTCAACTTTATCACGCTCAAATATCAAAGCTAATGCTTCACCAGCAGCAACGCAAGTTGCATCTTCTTTGAGTAATGTCAAGAACCGAGAAATTACCCTGCATCAAGAATCATTAATTAAAGCAAAGTTAAATTATGACAATTAAGATTGTATTGAGGATTTAATTTTCATGTATCGAAGAAGTAGGAGTATTTATGGGCGAGGTCGGGTTTAATTAGATTTAAACCCGGTCCTAGAAAAGCATCAGGTCTATTTTGGCCTGACTCGACTCGAAAACAATTCGAAATAAATCGGATTAACTAGATAAATCCGATGTAAAATTAGTATacacaaatttataatttctatatactaaagtaataaaattttacttttaaaaattaaatttaataaatgttatattatatttatacaaaataaattattttaaagtaaaaataataccatataatataaaaaatattaattgaaatataaaagtataatatGACATTActaattttactttaaaatatatatttttattataaaaaataactttggGGTGGAAGTGGATCAAGTGACCCAAAGCATAATCTGAATCTAGTCCTAAAATAACtacagataaaaataataaaaatagctaAGTCTTTAACATCCTTACAAAGAAGTTTACAACTTTACATAGAAATTCGATCATATATTGtcacattataaaaaatattaacttttaaatttatccAATCATGTATTAtcatatttgaaaaaattaatttttatattttcaatgcATCAAAATTGAAACTCTTatacaaaatagaaaattaatggACTTACCCTTGCCAGCGACCGGAGATGATTTCCAACCTATATACTCTTGTAAGTAAAAACATCCAAGCATAAATTAATGTTGATAGAGTAGTAGCAGAGACTTGGTTTTTAAGTgcctgaaaaaataaaaagaaagaaaagaaaagcttctaagtaataataaatatatacaaaacagATCATActtcaattaataaaaatttaactaaagatTTTTGAGTAAATTAAAGTACGTACACCAACCTTGGATTTAGGACAAATATATTCCCAAATCACTTGCATGGCTTCTTGAATTTCCACTGAATTGCTTGCACAGAAAGATGTGACTATGGCCAAACACTCTACAAGAGCAATAAAGCCACATGGTTCCAAAAGCTGCATAGAGattaagattttattaaatttcaaacatcttttcatatattatatttattggtttatttatttatcgaTTTTTtcctgaaataaaataaaaaagttattattttcCTAAACACAATTTTTGAACTTTAATTTTCCAAATACGATTTTTTTAGAGCAAATTCGACGGCGAACTCcactcaaatttttaaaaattcatgttTTTAATCCATATCATCGTCTCCAAAATAGTATCTAGATCTCCAAACAGTACATAGGAGTACACAAAAATATACAGAAAACAAGCATAACTTTtccaagaatttttttaattataaatttaaaaaacaagccATATTTAACAATGGCACCAATTATCACCGTCTCCAAAAATACACAGGTACATCGGAATAAGCCATATTTAAcaaggatttttttaattaaaaattaaaaaaaaactattttccaaaaataaaatatgacttATTCCTATATATTTTTGTGTACTATCATGTACTTTGGAGACGATGACAATGGTTACCATTGTTAACTTTTCAAACAATATGATATATTTGAAGTGAAGTTCGCCGGGATAAGaccaactttataatttttatagagttcaGGTGCGGCGAACTTGCCCAAATGCcaaaaaaaaatcgtatttagggagttaaagttaaaaaatcatgtttgaggaaataattattttttattttattttagtaaacaaatatttatttattaatattaacaaCTTAAAAAACATTATGAAATTGTATCTTAAAATACCTTGTCAGGAACTCGAAGCAGTTTAGTAACTTGAGAAATTGTGTATCTGTATACTTCGTCTGCATTCTCAGTCTCACAAACTGATATTGCCATTAACCCTGAACTCATTtttcatataaattaaaacatcaAATTAGGTTATAGTTATTgagtaagaaaaataaaagtcaaTAAGcctattaaatattattatgattGAGAAAAAGAGTTTAAGACGAACCAAGAGCTTGAGAAGCCAATTGTTTCTCTTTAGTCAAACCTTTTTTAAGGCAATTTAACATTTGCTCCAAGTAAGTGATGAAGCTGTAAAAAAAAGCACTCATTAATAATTCAAATCTATTTAGGAAAATTGAACAAGAATTAATAGTATATAGCCTTACTAGTTTTCCAAAATACTGTCTTCAAATCCTTCGAGAAAGATCTTAATAAAAGCCGATAATCCTTCCTCTCTAACACAAGCTCttcaataataaaagaaaacaaaaatgtataataataaatataaaaaataaacgtatcatataaaatatttttttttaataaaaaaggaaaagaagaaaaagccatactttttattttctaatttttctaattttcgcACGAAACTTGAGTGAATTAATGTTGGACAACGAAATCTAACAAGCTTAAGCGGTGGTACCACACGATCTTCCTCATCATCGATTTCATGGAATCTTTCTTTGCCTGTAAAATAACATTCCAATCAAGAATTAAACTAAAGTAATAACTCACACATTAACGTCAAGGAACGATACCTAAAAATCTAGAATtggagaaaaaaaacaaaaaactcacaaattaataaaaggataaaattcTGTAGAATTAGACCAAAACTGAggtgatataaattataattaccTTTCTTTCCCTGTCCAATTTTTTTCGCAGCTTTCCTCATCTGCACACTATCTCTCTTGATCCCCACCATCTCCACTTGAATGAAGGCAAACGACACAAATTGATTGAAGTTGAAGATTTTTAATGCGACTTGTGTGTAACAACAATCGCTTTCTTCACACTCTGGACAATAAGACGTTGAAAACTTTCTTCTTCGAACGTCGCCGATGTAGCGCTGAGTAGGACGGCAATGGAAGTTTTCTTGCAACACTGAAGATGCGAGGTTGAAGAAGATTTTCAGAATTTGAAAACAGGGCGGACATATATATAgagataataaatttaaaaatcactgcctgaatcttttatttatttaagataagataagataaataaattaaaaattcaagcAGTGAGTTTTAGATTTTAAACAGAACAAAAAGATACGATATGATAAACACAGATTTTAggtgaaattaaaaattttgaagtgATTTAATATTTTCACAATCTCCATTGAGTTGTTTTATCTATATTATCTATACCAACCTCAAGTCTATGTCATTCTTGTCGTTCAACCAAAACCCATGTAAGATCTTCCTCTCAAAATCCTCCCCTTTAAACCGAACATCCTCCTCTTCCCCATCTCCAAAACCGTTTTCTTCACCATTATATCACTCATTCCCATCTCCTACTCCATCTTGTAAGCAAGCATGCTCTCCTCAAACTGTGAATCACACCGAAATCCCTAACAGTCACAACAGTTGACATCCCTTGCCTTCTCGTGCACAACCTGCCAACCTCATCAGTGAACTTCCTAATTCCGCCCCTAATTATGGCATCCACATTTAACCCCGAGACCTCATTAGCATGCCTAGTGTCTAGTGAGCAATTCACACAGCTCCAACCACAATCTATGCCTAGTCTTCCCCTTAATCGAGAAAAACGTGCCATCATTCAAAACCGAAGCCAACCTTTCAGCAGCCTCCTGCCACAACAAGCAAGAATTCAccaaaaactcaataaaatccTCAATATGAGAAGGATCATACTTCAAGTACCTACGATAAACCCGAAGAGAAGTCTCTATGGGCACACCCTCTGACTCACGAAAACCAAATAGGGTTCCCAGATCCTATCATGCTGAGTGACCGGCAAAGCGCAAAGAGCTCGATCGAAGGTTCTCCTGGTTCTTGTTAGCTCAATTAGGTATCGCCACCATAGCTTGAGGCTGAAAGGGTTTCGGAGAATCTCTTCCTCGTACAGAAGGTCGTCTTGGGAAGGGTACAGGTCCTGAGAAATTGACGATGATGAAGGCATCACGGTGGACGAGTTTTCGGAAACGGAAGCTTATCAATCTAAcaacagcagcagcagaagAAGAGTGATGAGAAGATGTAGACTAGTAACGACTGTGCACtcagtgaaaaaaataaaaaattgcataGTTTTTATTAAAATGAGTTTTAccatatataattttaagaCTTAATGTAATCCATCAGTGTTTAAGATTAACACAATTTTAAGCCTTAATAtaccatatcaaaataattttgttaactAAGATTAA
The genomic region above belongs to Arachis duranensis cultivar V14167 unplaced genomic scaffold, aradu.V14167.gnm2.J7QH unplaced_Scaffold_165934, whole genome shotgun sequence and contains:
- the LOC107475909 gene encoding uncharacterized protein LOC107475909 isoform X1, producing MVGIKRDSVQMRKAAKKIGQGKKGKERFHEIDDEEDRVVPPLKLVRFRCPTLIHSSFVRKLEKLENKKACVREEGLSAFIKIFLEGFEDSILENYFITYLEQMLNCLKKGLTKEKQLASQALGLMAISVCETENADEVYRYTISQVTKLLRVPDKLLEPCGFIALVECLAIVTSFCASNSVEIQEAMQVIWEYICPKSKVGALKNQVSATTLSTLIYAWMFLLTRVYRLEIISGRWQGVISRFLTLLKEDATCVAAGEALALIFERDKVDRFFVKTEELLSESYDGLRKYIKNMILKQLESTSMEAKTAPPLKQMFNNAARTDWDVLMYFKEDKRPKYCEIFDGQKLILTSWTSITQFNFLKNFVGEEEFSYYLMENEVIQELFAFVPYYEEEETPCLYEPIEEKIEAKVYLPGTRGKDPELLTRSQIKKEREQTKSIIDKSRTKLMNKRRTFAEERKGKGYFEEVESAASLFGLLF
- the LOC107475909 gene encoding uncharacterized protein LOC107475909 isoform X3, with amino-acid sequence MVGIKRDSVQMRKAAKKIGQGKKGKERFHEIDDEEDRVVPPLKLVRFRCPTLIHSSFVRKLEKLENKNFITYLEQMLNCLKKGLTKEKQLASQALGLMAISVCETENADEVYRYTISQVTKLLRVPDKLLEPCGFIALVECLAIVTSFCASNSVEIQEAMQVIWEYICPKSKVGALKNQVSATTLSTLIYAWMFLLTRVYRLEIISGRWQGVISRFLTLLKEDATCVAAGEALALIFERDKVDRFFVKTEELLSESYDGLRKYIKNMILKQLESTSMEAKTAPPLKQMFNNAARTDWDVLMYFKEDKRPKYCEIFDGQKLILTSWTSITQFNFLKNFVGEEEFSYYLMENEVIQELFAFVPYYEEEETPCLYEPIEEKIEAKVYLPGTRGKDPELLTRSQIKKEREQTKSIIDKSRTKLMNKRRTFAEERKGKGYFEEVESAASLFGLLF
- the LOC107475909 gene encoding uncharacterized protein LOC107475909 isoform X2, which codes for MVGIKRDSVQMRKAAKKIGQGKKGKERFHEIDDEEDRVVPPLKLVRFRCPTLIHSSFVRKLEKLENKKACVREEGLSAFIKIFLEGFEDSILENYFITYLEQMLNCLKKGLTKEKQLASQALGLMAISVCETENADEVYRYTISQVTKLLRVPDKLLEPCGFIALVECLAIVTSFCASNSVEIQEAMQVIWEYICPKSKALKNQVSATTLSTLIYAWMFLLTRVYRLEIISGRWQGVISRFLTLLKEDATCVAAGEALALIFERDKVDRFFVKTEELLSESYDGLRKYIKNMILKQLESTSMEAKTAPPLKQMFNNAARTDWDVLMYFKEDKRPKYCEIFDGQKLILTSWTSITQFNFLKNFVGEEEFSYYLMENEVIQELFAFVPYYEEEETPCLYEPIEEKIEAKVYLPGTRGKDPELLTRSQIKKEREQTKSIIDKSRTKLMNKRRTFAEERKGKGYFEEVESAASLFGLLF